From the genome of Hymenobacter sp. PAMC 26628, one region includes:
- a CDS encoding acyl carrier protein, with the protein MGFSLWPRFFSHSSSLLCNNMYLSAAAAHPAASIEQQVFRIISKRKAIRASRVRKTASLARDLRFDTVDVVDIILELERNFHIIIPDEVPLYTVGDFVRFVREHAAA; encoded by the coding sequence TTGGGCTTTTCGCTCTGGCCCCGCTTTTTCTCCCATTCTTCCAGCCTGCTCTGCAACAACATGTACTTGTCCGCCGCCGCCGCCCACCCCGCTGCTTCCATTGAGCAGCAAGTCTTCCGCATCATCAGCAAGCGCAAGGCCATCCGGGCATCGCGCGTGCGCAAAACCGCCAGCCTGGCCCGCGACCTGCGCTTCGACACGGTAGACGTGGTGGACATCATCCTCGAGTTGGAACGCAACTTCCACATCATCATCCCCGACGAAGTGCCCCTCTACACGGTGGGCGACTTCGTGCGGTTTGTGCGCGAGCACGCCGCCGCCTAA
- the ispF gene encoding 2-C-methyl-D-erythritol 2,4-cyclodiphosphate synthase yields MKIRTGFGYDVHQLREGLPFWLGGIQVPHTHGALGHSDADVLIHVICDALLGAANLRDIGFHFPDTDPQYKGIDSKRLLSEVLRLLREKGYEVGNIDSTVCLEQPKVNPHIPEMRRVLAAVMGIAEDDVSIKATTTEKLGFVGRQEGVAAYATVLIYKFI; encoded by the coding sequence ATGAAAATCCGCACCGGCTTCGGCTACGACGTTCACCAGTTGCGCGAGGGCCTGCCCTTCTGGCTCGGCGGCATCCAGGTGCCCCACACCCACGGGGCCCTGGGCCACTCCGACGCCGACGTGCTCATCCACGTCATCTGCGACGCCCTGCTGGGGGCGGCCAATTTGCGCGACATCGGCTTCCACTTCCCCGACACCGACCCGCAGTACAAGGGCATCGACAGCAAGCGCTTGCTGAGCGAAGTGCTGCGCTTGCTGCGCGAAAAAGGCTACGAAGTGGGCAACATCGACTCGACCGTGTGCCTGGAGCAGCCCAAGGTGAACCCCCACATCCCGGAGATGCGCCGCGTGCTGGCCGCCGTCATGGGCATTGCCGAAGACGACGTGTCCATCAAGGCCACCACCACCGAAAAGCTCGGCTTCGTGGGCCGGCAGGAAGGCGTGGCCGCCTACGCCACCGTGCTGATTTACAAGTTTATCTAG
- a CDS encoding SDR family NAD(P)-dependent oxidoreductase, with protein MGRFNNKVCFVTGATSGIGRATALQLAREGGCVAALGRNVQEGKSLIDEIEKAGGQAMFIKADVGIDANLVAAVEKTLAKWNRIDVLINDAAVMTFKPILQMDPADWDGVLNVNLRALFRLCQLCLPHMKGGAIVAVSSVHAFQTTPNVVPYAASKGAIEAFVRGLSLEIPYGHARINAVAPGAVDTPMLWDNPNILNGTEEVTGQVGTPNELAAAICFLASPEANFINGTTLVVDGGRLAQL; from the coding sequence ATGGGTCGTTTTAATAATAAAGTCTGTTTCGTCACCGGGGCCACTTCGGGCATTGGGCGCGCCACAGCCTTGCAGCTGGCCCGCGAGGGCGGGTGCGTGGCCGCCCTGGGCCGCAATGTGCAGGAGGGGAAGTCGTTGATAGACGAGATTGAGAAAGCCGGTGGGCAGGCCATGTTCATTAAGGCCGACGTGGGCATCGACGCCAACCTGGTGGCCGCCGTGGAGAAAACCCTGGCCAAGTGGAACCGCATCGACGTGCTGATCAACGACGCGGCCGTGATGACCTTCAAGCCCATCCTGCAGATGGACCCCGCCGACTGGGACGGCGTGCTGAACGTGAACCTGCGGGCCCTGTTTCGGCTTTGCCAGCTGTGCCTGCCCCACATGAAAGGCGGGGCCATCGTGGCCGTGAGCTCGGTACACGCCTTCCAAACCACCCCCAACGTGGTGCCCTACGCCGCCAGCAAGGGCGCCATTGAGGCGTTTGTGCGCGGCCTCAGCCTCGAAATCCCGTACGGCCACGCCCGCATCAACGCCGTGGCCCCGGGGGCCGTCGATACGCCCATGCTTTGGGACAACCCCAACATCTTGAACGGTACCGAAGAAGTGACCGGCCAGGTGGGCACGCCCAACGAGTTGGCTGCTGCCATCTGCTTTCTGGCCTCGCCCGAAGCCAATTTCATCAACGGCACCACGCTGGTCGTCGACGGCGGTCGGCTAGCGCAACTGTAG
- a CDS encoding C40 family peptidase, whose translation MKNSLLYFLAAASLVLSFCFERTPDASLTPRALDAPAVAEASLLSGLMTNPVALPVPPTTPEMAAVRDSLAYGYYAQTLGLTLAHTENKGLLQTVTDWIGTPYRFGANSRHGTDCSGFVTRVFNEVYGIVLQRSSRSMFGAVQHVAKADMQTGDLVFFRHGKGAIYHVGIYLKDGKFAHSACSGGVRVSSLNEDYYHRNFYAAGRVPAAARADAAVLAEAVASAADAPAAAQQ comes from the coding sequence ATGAAAAACAGCCTGCTCTATTTCCTCGCCGCCGCTTCCCTGGTCCTTTCGTTTTGCTTTGAGCGCACCCCCGATGCTTCGCTCACGCCCCGCGCCCTCGATGCGCCGGCCGTGGCCGAAGCATCGCTGCTTTCGGGCCTGATGACGAACCCGGTGGCGCTGCCTGTGCCCCCCACCACGCCCGAAATGGCCGCAGTTCGCGACTCGCTTGCCTACGGCTACTACGCCCAGACGCTGGGCCTGACGCTGGCCCACACCGAAAACAAAGGCCTGCTCCAGACCGTGACGGATTGGATCGGGACGCCTTACCGCTTCGGGGCCAACTCGCGCCACGGCACCGACTGCTCGGGCTTTGTGACGCGGGTGTTCAACGAGGTGTACGGCATTGTGCTGCAGCGCAGCTCGCGCTCCATGTTTGGGGCCGTGCAGCACGTGGCCAAGGCCGACATGCAAACCGGTGACTTGGTGTTCTTTCGCCACGGCAAAGGGGCCATCTACCACGTAGGTATTTACCTGAAAGACGGCAAATTTGCTCACTCGGCGTGCAGCGGTGGCGTGCGTGTTAGCTCGCTCAACGAGGATTACTACCACCGCAACTTCTACGCCGCCGGCCGCGTACCCGCCGCCGCCCGCGCCGACGCCGCCGTGCTGGCCGAAGCCGTGGCCAGCGCCGCCGATGCCCCGGCCGCGGCCCAGCAGTAG
- a CDS encoding efflux RND transporter periplasmic adaptor subunit, with translation MRLAFSYTALAATLLLASCGGSSSSKDPKAELAALQKQQADTEAKIAGLKAQTKGAGAAQPATPVSATVIKPAGFKSYLEVQGRVDFTQNATVPARMAGTLTSVRVVSGDRVGAGQVLATIDASVLDANVAELRTRLDLAKVVYQKQAGLWKQQIGTEIQYLTAKNNYESLERSLASLNRQRAMYRVVAPFSGTVDEVLPKLGEAVAPGAPVVRLLSGQGGKIVADVSENYASSIKAGNVALVKLPDLGDEEFPTTVRTVSRGISAVSRTFAVELKVPARYAGRLRPNQVAQVRIQNYATASVPVLPVDAVQKDETNSFVYLVVGGKATKRVIQTGKTYNGKVEISSGLKADDKVITAGYQNLNEGQTVSL, from the coding sequence ATGCGCCTCGCTTTCTCCTATACTGCCCTCGCCGCTACGCTGCTACTCGCTTCCTGCGGCGGCTCGTCGTCGTCGAAAGACCCCAAGGCCGAGCTGGCCGCCCTGCAAAAGCAGCAGGCCGACACCGAGGCCAAAATTGCCGGCCTCAAAGCCCAAACTAAGGGCGCGGGCGCGGCCCAGCCGGCCACGCCGGTGTCGGCCACCGTCATCAAGCCCGCGGGCTTCAAGAGCTACCTCGAAGTGCAGGGCCGGGTTGATTTCACCCAAAACGCTACCGTGCCGGCCCGCATGGCCGGCACCCTCACCAGCGTGCGCGTGGTAAGCGGCGACCGGGTGGGGGCCGGCCAGGTGCTGGCCACGATTGATGCGAGCGTGCTCGACGCCAACGTGGCCGAGCTGCGCACCCGCCTCGACCTGGCCAAGGTGGTGTACCAGAAGCAGGCCGGCCTCTGGAAGCAGCAGATTGGCACCGAAATCCAGTACCTGACGGCCAAGAACAACTACGAGTCGCTGGAGCGCAGCTTGGCTTCCCTCAACCGGCAGCGGGCCATGTACCGCGTGGTGGCCCCCTTCAGCGGCACCGTGGACGAGGTGCTGCCCAAGCTGGGCGAGGCCGTGGCCCCGGGCGCGCCAGTGGTGCGCCTGCTCAGCGGCCAGGGCGGCAAAATCGTGGCCGATGTGTCGGAGAACTACGCCAGCAGCATCAAGGCCGGCAACGTGGCCCTGGTGAAGCTGCCCGACCTCGGCGACGAAGAGTTTCCGACCACGGTGCGCACTGTGAGCCGCGGCATTTCGGCCGTGAGCCGCACCTTCGCCGTCGAGCTGAAAGTGCCGGCCCGGTACGCCGGCCGCCTGCGCCCCAACCAGGTGGCGCAGGTACGCATCCAGAACTACGCCACCGCCAGCGTGCCCGTGCTGCCCGTGGACGCCGTGCAGAAAGACGAAACCAATTCGTTCGTGTACCTGGTGGTGGGCGGCAAAGCGACGAAGCGCGTCATCCAGACCGGTAAAACCTACAACGGCAAGGTAGAAATCTCCTCCGGGCTGAAGGCCGACGATAAAGTAATCACAGCCGGCTACCAAAACCTGAACGAAGGCCAGACGGTGAGCCTGTAG
- a CDS encoding DUF5686 and carboxypeptidase regulatory-like domain-containing protein: MRLVFARSWWWGWLLLGALGARAGTVKGTIRGADGAGLAFANVSVRGDATSTGANDQGQYALRLPAGRYELVFQYVGFRPRIEPVRVPGGDSTTVLNVQLAPEAYSLGEVTVRSSDRDPAYAIIQQAQQWRPYHRREVAAFRARLYSKSLGRILETPGKIMGVFKLGPDIKTGIFYLSESLSDIAFTQPNIVKERMLSSRVSGDSRGISFNRASAGRGLNFYDNLIKSGFSERGFVSPIAASAMLFYQYELVGSTRQADGSLVHKIRVTPRRRTDPVFSGFVYIVDGLWRLHSVDLNLGKEAQLDYVDGLHIGQIFAPAPGNPNVWVMQSQELRANLSGLGFKGSAYITSVLSNYAAVVPTYPAPPVAPVAAPAAPGAPAARETAADIRKLKPDLRGLGAQVRRQVKRAQRDSLRADPLARMPRGEVQLVEKGVNERDAAYWAQIRPVPLSAEEQKDYRTKDSTEVIRRSRPYQDSMDRKRNKFEPINLAVGGYTYRNSFKQTSFTVEPVANVLQYNTVEGVVANARVAYVRRTDDKRFLSLAPVLRYGFSNQQLNPSLALAWQLDPVVTRQIGLVAGRTVENFDRNSQLTPAINSIYTLLANRNYAKLYRRDGAEITFLTEAVNGLTLRTSASYFDRRELFNTTDRLIVDVKDRAFTPNQPVAEEAPGGTGFGQSKALTVGLGLDFKPGQRYINRPDGKFNLGSKWPTFSVQGRLAVPHVLGADVRYLLLQAGVAQRIDLGLLGASTYRVNVGGFVGKQEGLTFADFRHFSGNRTLLTGNFSDFQLLDYYQYSTRSAYQEAHYSHHFNGFIFNKVPLLRQLKWQEVFSLNYLHTAQAGHYVELGAGIEHIFKVLRVDFYTGLQSGQRTGTGIRAGYGF; this comes from the coding sequence ATGAGGTTGGTTTTTGCGCGCAGTTGGTGGTGGGGGTGGTTGCTGCTGGGGGCCCTGGGGGCCCGGGCGGGCACCGTGAAGGGCACCATCCGCGGGGCCGACGGGGCCGGGCTGGCCTTCGCCAACGTGTCGGTGCGCGGCGACGCCACCAGCACCGGCGCCAACGACCAGGGCCAGTACGCCCTGCGCCTGCCTGCCGGGCGCTACGAGCTGGTGTTCCAGTACGTGGGCTTCCGGCCGCGCATCGAGCCGGTACGGGTGCCCGGCGGCGACTCCACCACCGTGCTGAACGTGCAGCTGGCCCCCGAGGCCTACAGCCTGGGCGAGGTCACGGTGCGCTCCTCCGACCGCGACCCGGCCTACGCCATCATCCAGCAGGCGCAGCAGTGGCGGCCCTACCACCGGCGCGAGGTGGCCGCCTTCCGGGCCCGCCTCTACAGCAAAAGCCTGGGCCGCATCCTCGAAACGCCGGGCAAAATCATGGGCGTCTTCAAGCTGGGCCCCGACATCAAGACAGGCATTTTCTACCTCTCCGAGAGCCTGTCCGACATTGCCTTCACCCAGCCCAACATCGTCAAGGAAAGGATGTTGTCGAGCCGCGTGAGTGGCGACTCGCGCGGCATCAGCTTCAACCGGGCCAGCGCGGGCCGGGGCCTCAATTTCTACGACAACCTGATAAAGTCGGGCTTTTCGGAGCGCGGGTTCGTGTCGCCGATTGCGGCCAGCGCCATGCTGTTCTACCAGTACGAGCTGGTGGGCAGCACCCGGCAGGCCGACGGGTCTTTGGTGCACAAAATCCGCGTCACCCCGCGCCGCCGCACCGACCCTGTGTTCAGCGGCTTCGTATACATCGTGGACGGCTTGTGGCGCCTGCACTCCGTGGATTTGAACCTGGGCAAGGAGGCCCAGCTCGACTACGTGGACGGCCTGCACATCGGGCAAATCTTCGCGCCCGCCCCCGGCAACCCCAACGTGTGGGTGATGCAGTCGCAGGAGCTGCGGGCCAACCTCTCGGGCCTGGGCTTCAAGGGCTCGGCCTACATCACGTCGGTGCTGTCGAACTACGCCGCCGTGGTGCCCACCTACCCCGCGCCGCCCGTGGCCCCGGTGGCCGCGCCGGCCGCGCCCGGGGCCCCCGCCGCCCGCGAAACCGCCGCCGACATCCGCAAGCTGAAGCCCGACCTGCGGGGCCTGGGGGCCCAGGTGCGCCGCCAGGTGAAGCGGGCCCAGCGCGACTCGCTGCGCGCCGACCCGCTGGCCCGCATGCCCCGGGGCGAAGTGCAGCTGGTGGAGAAGGGCGTGAACGAGCGCGACGCCGCCTACTGGGCCCAAATCCGCCCCGTGCCGCTCTCGGCCGAAGAGCAGAAGGACTACCGCACCAAGGACAGCACCGAGGTCATCCGCCGCTCGCGCCCCTACCAGGACTCGATGGACCGCAAGCGCAACAAGTTCGAGCCCATCAACCTGGCGGTGGGCGGCTACACCTACCGCAACTCGTTCAAGCAGACCAGCTTCACGGTGGAGCCAGTGGCCAACGTTTTGCAGTACAACACCGTGGAAGGCGTGGTGGCCAACGCCCGCGTGGCCTACGTGCGCCGCACCGACGACAAGCGCTTCCTGTCGCTGGCACCGGTGCTGCGCTACGGTTTCAGCAACCAGCAGCTCAACCCCAGCCTGGCCCTGGCCTGGCAGCTCGACCCGGTGGTGACGCGCCAAATTGGCCTCGTGGCGGGCCGCACGGTGGAGAATTTCGACCGCAACTCGCAGCTCACGCCGGCCATCAATTCCATTTATACGCTGCTGGCCAACCGCAACTACGCCAAGCTGTACCGCCGCGACGGCGCGGAAATTACTTTCCTCACCGAGGCCGTGAACGGGCTCACGCTGCGCACTTCGGCCAGCTACTTCGACCGCCGCGAGCTGTTCAACACCACCGACCGGCTGATTGTCGACGTGAAAGACCGCGCCTTCACGCCCAACCAGCCCGTGGCCGAAGAGGCCCCCGGCGGCACCGGCTTCGGCCAAAGCAAGGCCCTCACGGTGGGCCTGGGCCTGGACTTCAAGCCCGGCCAGCGCTACATCAACCGGCCCGATGGCAAATTCAACCTGGGCTCGAAGTGGCCCACCTTCAGCGTGCAGGGGCGCCTGGCCGTGCCGCACGTGCTGGGGGCCGACGTACGCTACCTGCTGCTGCAAGCCGGCGTGGCCCAGCGCATCGACCTGGGCCTGCTGGGCGCCAGCACCTACCGCGTGAACGTGGGCGGCTTCGTGGGTAAGCAGGAGGGCCTCACCTTCGCCGATTTTCGCCACTTCTCCGGCAACCGCACCCTGCTCACTGGCAACTTTAGCGATTTTCAGCTGCTCGACTATTACCAGTACAGCACCCGCAGCGCCTACCAGGAGGCGCACTACAGCCACCATTTCAACGGCTTCATCTTCAACAAAGTCCCGCTGCTGCGCCAGCTAAAGTGGCAGGAGGTGTTCTCCCTCAACTACTTGCACACCGCCCAGGCCGGCCACTACGTGGAGCTGGGCGCGGGCATCGAGCACATCTTCAAGGTGCTGCGCGTCGATTTCTACACCGGTTTGCAATCGGGCCAGCGTACTGGCACGGGCATCCGGGCCGGGTATGGCTTTTAA
- a CDS encoding efflux RND transporter permease subunit translates to MQELEKEFKPTSWAIDNRTSIYIITVILTIAGLFTYVKLQKEKFPDIVVPRIIVSTIYPGISPADMENLVSRVIEKEIKSVNGVKKINSTSNQDYSIIDVEFNTNVKVEYAKQLIKDAVDKARTDLPNDLPTPPNVKEVSFSELPIMNVNLSGNLPLVKLKKYADDIQDQIESLPEITRVDIIGALEQQVNVDLDLYKMQAAHLSFEDVEGAIQRENLNVSGGSVTVGGQKRAVRVAGQYARAADIANIFVNNADNNPIRIGDIATVEDGFKDRESYASLAGKPAITLNVVKRSGENLISASDKIRALINQDQRTTLPKNLRVTITGDSSNDTRVTLNDLINTIIIGFILVTLILMFFMGTTNALFVGLSVPLSMFLAFLVLPILGFSLNMIVLFSFLLALGIVVDDAIVVIENTHRIHHDHPELTTEKSAKFAAGEVFVPVLAGTLTTVAPFVPLAFWPGLIGSFMYYLPITLIVTLLSSLIVAFFINPVFAVTFMQREDHGHADSKRPPLTPKFLGWMGALVAIAVIGYLVGSPFTGNLLLTLVFFIFLNRYVLNRGIAYFQTRMLPAFQNAYARLVAWAVHGSFWRQGSIMFGMLVLLVLSGVAVGVRKPKVEFFPSGDPKFIYTYLKMPVGTAVEVTDSVTRILEKRVYGVIGQNNPDVESVISNVAIGANDPQEQTGAAQSNLGKVAVAFKELSDRTGPKTRTYMTKIREVVKGIPGAEVTVDQESSGPPQQKEIAIEVSGDDYQQLAKLSKRVFHYVDSLQIPGVERLHSDLEDANPEIALRVDRERANREGISTAQVGTLARTAIFGRESSKFKTSDDDYDIQVRYADKYRKNVDALMDAPLTFRTNRGTLRQVPISAVADLQYGTTYGAIKRKGLKKIITISSNVLTSQGYTGAGVVPQISQALTRFRVPDGYTVKMGGAAEDQKETSDFLVVALVLAIGLIFMILVTQFNSLSKPLIILSEIIFSVIGVLFGYAFTGMTISIVMTGVGILALAGIVVKNGILLIEFTDILRSQGMALRPALIEAGRTRLNPVILTATAAILGLIPLAIGLNVNFYELFNSGHPHFFIGGESVVFWGPLAWTIIFGLSFATIVTLLVVPVMYLITESVKAKVKGTNPDSIASEAHAATREEVDAATPAVLA, encoded by the coding sequence ATGCAAGAACTAGAAAAAGAATTCAAGCCCACCAGCTGGGCCATCGATAACCGAACGAGCATCTACATCATCACGGTTATCCTCACCATTGCCGGCCTCTTCACTTACGTGAAGCTGCAAAAGGAGAAGTTTCCCGACATCGTGGTGCCGCGCATCATCGTGAGCACCATCTACCCCGGCATCTCGCCGGCCGACATGGAAAACCTGGTCTCGCGCGTCATCGAGAAGGAGATTAAGTCGGTGAACGGGGTGAAGAAAATTAACTCCACTTCGAACCAGGACTACTCCATCATCGACGTCGAGTTCAACACCAACGTGAAGGTGGAGTACGCCAAGCAGCTCATCAAGGACGCCGTGGACAAGGCCCGCACCGACCTGCCCAACGACTTGCCCACCCCGCCCAACGTGAAGGAAGTAAGCTTCTCGGAGCTGCCCATCATGAACGTGAACCTGAGCGGCAACCTGCCCCTGGTAAAGCTCAAAAAGTACGCCGACGACATCCAGGACCAGATTGAGAGCCTGCCCGAAATCACCCGCGTCGACATCATTGGGGCCCTGGAGCAGCAAGTGAACGTGGACCTGGACCTGTACAAGATGCAGGCCGCGCACCTGAGCTTTGAGGACGTGGAGGGAGCCATCCAGCGCGAAAACCTGAACGTGAGCGGCGGCTCCGTGACCGTGGGCGGGCAGAAGCGCGCCGTGCGCGTGGCCGGCCAGTACGCCCGCGCCGCCGACATCGCCAACATCTTCGTCAACAACGCCGACAACAATCCCATCCGCATCGGCGACATTGCCACGGTGGAGGACGGCTTCAAGGACCGCGAGAGCTACGCCAGCCTCGCCGGCAAGCCCGCCATCACGCTGAACGTGGTGAAGCGCAGCGGCGAAAACCTGATTTCGGCCTCCGATAAAATCCGGGCCCTCATCAACCAGGACCAGCGCACTACGCTGCCCAAAAACCTGCGCGTGACCATCACCGGCGACAGCTCGAACGACACCCGCGTAACGCTGAACGACCTGATCAACACCATCATCATCGGCTTCATCCTGGTGACGCTGATTCTGATGTTTTTCATGGGCACCACCAACGCCCTGTTCGTGGGCCTGAGCGTGCCGCTGAGCATGTTCCTGGCCTTTCTGGTGCTGCCCATCCTGGGTTTTTCGCTGAACATGATTGTGCTCTTCAGCTTTCTGCTGGCCCTGGGCATCGTGGTCGACGACGCCATCGTGGTGATTGAGAACACCCACCGCATCCACCACGACCACCCCGAGCTGACGACCGAGAAGTCGGCCAAGTTTGCGGCCGGCGAGGTGTTCGTGCCCGTGCTGGCCGGCACGCTCACCACCGTGGCCCCGTTCGTGCCGCTGGCCTTCTGGCCGGGCCTCATCGGCTCGTTCATGTACTACCTGCCGATTACGCTGATCGTGACGCTGCTCTCGTCGCTCATCGTAGCCTTCTTCATCAACCCGGTGTTTGCCGTCACGTTCATGCAGCGCGAAGACCACGGCCATGCTGACAGCAAGCGCCCCCCGCTCACGCCCAAGTTTCTGGGCTGGATGGGGGCCCTGGTGGCCATCGCCGTCATCGGCTATCTCGTGGGCTCGCCCTTCACAGGCAACCTGCTGCTGACCCTGGTTTTCTTCATTTTCCTGAACCGCTACGTGCTGAACCGGGGCATTGCCTACTTCCAGACGCGGATGCTGCCGGCCTTCCAGAACGCCTACGCCCGCCTCGTGGCCTGGGCCGTGCACGGCTCGTTCTGGCGGCAAGGCAGCATCATGTTCGGGATGCTGGTGCTGCTCGTGCTCTCGGGCGTGGCCGTGGGCGTGCGCAAGCCCAAGGTGGAATTCTTCCCCTCCGGCGACCCCAAGTTCATCTACACTTACCTGAAAATGCCGGTGGGCACGGCCGTGGAAGTGACCGACAGCGTGACGCGCATCCTCGAAAAGCGGGTGTACGGCGTCATCGGCCAGAACAACCCCGACGTGGAGTCGGTCATCAGCAACGTGGCCATCGGGGCCAACGACCCGCAGGAGCAAACCGGGGCCGCGCAGTCGAACCTGGGCAAGGTGGCCGTGGCCTTCAAGGAGCTGAGCGACCGCACCGGGCCCAAAACCCGCACCTACATGACGAAAATCCGGGAGGTGGTGAAGGGCATTCCGGGGGCCGAAGTAACCGTGGACCAGGAAAGCAGCGGCCCGCCCCAGCAGAAGGAAATCGCCATTGAAGTATCCGGCGACGACTACCAGCAGCTGGCCAAGCTCAGCAAGCGCGTGTTCCACTACGTGGACTCGCTGCAAATTCCCGGCGTGGAGCGCCTGCACTCCGACCTGGAGGACGCCAACCCGGAAATTGCTCTGCGCGTGGACCGCGAGCGGGCCAACCGCGAGGGCATTAGCACGGCCCAGGTGGGCACGCTGGCCCGCACGGCCATCTTCGGCCGCGAGAGCAGCAAGTTCAAAACATCGGACGACGACTACGACATCCAGGTGCGCTACGCCGACAAGTACCGCAAAAACGTGGATGCCCTGATGGACGCGCCCCTCACCTTCCGCACCAACCGCGGCACGCTGCGCCAAGTCCCAATTTCGGCCGTAGCCGACTTGCAGTACGGCACCACCTACGGGGCCATTAAGCGCAAGGGGCTAAAGAAGATCATCACCATCAGCTCCAACGTGCTCACCAGCCAGGGCTACACCGGGGCCGGCGTGGTGCCCCAGATTTCCCAGGCCCTCACCCGCTTCCGGGTGCCCGACGGCTACACCGTGAAGATGGGCGGAGCGGCCGAAGACCAGAAGGAAACCTCCGACTTCCTGGTGGTGGCCCTGGTGCTGGCCATCGGCCTGATTTTCATGATCCTCGTCACCCAGTTCAATTCGCTCTCCAAGCCGCTCATCATCCTCTCCGAAATCATTTTCTCGGTAATTGGGGTGCTGTTTGGATACGCCTTCACGGGCATGACGATTTCCATCGTGATGACGGGCGTGGGCATCCTGGCCCTGGCCGGCATCGTGGTGAAAAACGGCATCCTGCTCATCGAATTCACCGACATCCTGCGCAGCCAGGGCATGGCCTTGCGCCCGGCCCTCATCGAGGCCGGCCGCACCCGCCTCAACCCCGTGATTCTGACGGCCACCGCGGCCATCCTGGGCCTCATCCCGCTGGCCATCGGCCTGAACGTGAACTTCTACGAGCTGTTCAATTCCGGCCACCCGCACTTCTTCATCGGCGGCGAGTCGGTGGTGTTCTGGGGGCCCCTGGCCTGGACCATCATTTTCGGGCTCTCGTTCGCCACGATTGTGACCCTGCTGGTGGTCCCGGTCATGTACCTGATTACCGAGTCCGTCAAAGCGAAAGTAAAGGGCACCAACCCCGATTCTATCGCTTCCGAAGCCCACGCCGCTACCCGCGAGGAAGTGGACGCGGCCACACCGGCGGTACTGGCCTAA